A region of the Procambarus clarkii isolate CNS0578487 chromosome 29, FALCON_Pclarkii_2.0, whole genome shotgun sequence genome:
cactatggggctaatgtcccacataatatatctaatctccaacctggcgatattgtcttggtagacagtgatggccctagggctgactggccattaggtaaagttgtctcagtccatccagatagtcaggggattttgagaatagtcaaaatcctgtctaaaggaacaacttccctgaagacattggacaaactcatccacatggaatcagtgagccagatgcagttagatcctgagagacctcaagacactctaactccacaagacccacagactcctaacagacacaatcgtccacaacggacagcagcagaaaagtgcaagcaaaatctgcacttgtattatcaatccaatggagagtaaataaatacatatggttactattgtcctaagtattggactctgtgccagttctctccctctggaagatgtgggaaatttttacccaccatatctaataatcatctaagaaatgtataatttctatatcatatctaaatcatatcaaaatcatatctaaaatgtatcaaaatcatataatgaatctttaaagattcattatagcttgatcctggatgacaatggcaccatgaacacgtacgcaacaggggcccttttgatgcctacgtgactttgtacatgatttctcaaggatccagaagcttctagaaggacttcttaattaaaaaactattggaacattgattcaacatccggtaggattaaaaatcgaatccttaataagattcagtggtactttcaaatactacttataatctttaaatcttatatctaattatattataatcacatcttatcttaatcataagtctagactgtaaaaataatcaatcaatattcattgcaagctacctctcaagggagagggggaaggctctCGGGGGGCGGGAAGCGCCCACCAACGATGCCTCGcggactccgcgtttgtttacaaatgagtgaacaagtgactgatccttagcgaacattaccagctcaaggacaccttatctaatattttttatcgccagtgaacactctctagaactgggggagtacctggacaatatctacaaggaaaatccgtgaacattcacataaaatagagtgtatagtggagatcagtgacacggtttcctccaccttcattcataaacttttatctcgaatcattcttctgcaactgcaggataatcacgtagcaacgctactagatcatcatacagcaacgctgtagcaaaatatcgtgcctaaactcaacaagagagttaatcagtctggcaaacttgtcagacaggcaccccgactggcagagaagtatattgaaggttatttggtatatgattggccaattgtatgcttgtgtagctttaatatcctataaatctgtctgttggttaaaaagcgaggctaagcctcacatatcggtacgtttattaaaattgtagtgtagctgtgaatcttatccaagcactgaacctcatgagtgtccattctgtcagaaaagaattcagcctcaataagtaaaaacctcacaagtgtccacagtcttggaagagattcagtcaagctaactgtataaagtgaatatgtctgcatatatatttgaatatataaattaagttatcaattgcttgcttagttatttttaagttatcatataagttcatttaattgaatataatttctagtacttgacagtatttagactacatttaaggtcatttattatactcatacaatttaatttgttgtttatagtataagtacatattggctgttaagttatggtactaggttagactatgtatgtttaaatctctgatttaaacagagccagtgttcagtcagataactgaatttatcaaatcttatccttgtataaaatacaagctgatgtgagatccctgtctacaggtggattggaacttctatcaactaagtcattcaccccacctgtcccttacagcccacagtttgtcattaggaaaagaggatctaggatttacaaccctagctagagattttagttgaattaattagcAGACagtgaatttttaatttagttcagtacaagtccctggtagtctcctcttatatcaatcccagcaggtttttcccacaccaGTCTCCCACCTGCCAGTCTCCCACCTGCCAGTCTCCCACCTTCCAGTCTCCCACCCTCCCAGTCTCCCACCTCCCAGTCTCCCACCTGCCAGTCTCCCACCTGCCAGTCTCCCACCCTCCCAGTCTCCCACCTGCCAGTCTCCCACCTGCCAGTCTCCCACCTTCCAGTCTCCCACCCTCCCAGTCTCCCACCTCCCAGTCTCCCACCTGCCAGTCTCCCACCTGCCAGTCTCCCACCCTCCCAGTCTCCCACCTCCCAGTCTCCCACCTGCCAGTCTCCCACCTGCCAGTCTCCCACCCTCCCAGTCTCCCACCTCCCAGTCTCCCACCTGCCAGTCTCCCACCTGCCAGTCTCCCACCCCCCCAGTCTCCCACCTGCCAGTCTCCCACCTGCCAGTCTCCCACCTCCCAGTCTCCGACCTGCCAGTCTCCCACCTGCCAGTCTCCCACCTGCCAGTCTCCCACCCTCCCAGTCTCCCACCTCCCAGTCTCCCACCTCCCAGTCCCCCACCTGCCAGTCTCCCACCTGCCAGTCTCCCACCTGCCAGTCTCCCACCTCCCAGTCTCCCACCTGCCAGTCTCCCACCTGCCAGTTTCCTACCCTCCCAGTCTCCCACCTGCCAGTCCCCTACCCTCCCAGTTTCCCAACTGCCGGTCTCACACCTCCCAGTCTCCCACCTCCCAGTCTCCCACCTCCCAGTCTCCCACCTGCCACCTCCCAGTCTCCCACCTGCCAGTCTCCCACCCTCCCAGTCTCCCACATCCCAGTCTCCCACCTCCCAGTCTCCCACCTCCAAGTCTCCCACCTGCCAGTCTCCCACCTGCCAGTCTCCCACCCTCCCACCTCCCAGTCTCCCACCTGCCAGTCTCCCACATGCAAGTCTCCCACCCTCCCAGTCTCCCACCTGCCAGTCCCCCACTTGCCACTCTCCCACCTGCCAGTCTCCCACCCTCCCAGTCCCCCACCTGCCAGTCTCCCACCTGCCAGTCTCCAACCTCCCAGTCTCTCACCTCCCAGTCTCCCACCTGCCAGTCTGCCACCTGCCAGTCTCCCACCTGCCAGTCTCCCACCCTCCCAGTCCCCCACCTGCCAGTCTCCCACCTGCCAGTCTCCTACCCTCCCAGTCTCCCACCTGCCAGTCTTCCACCTGCCAGTCTCCCACCTCCCAGTCTCCCACCTACCAGTCTCCCACCTGCCAGACCCCCACTTGCCACTCTCCCACATGCCAGTCTCCCACCTGCCAGTCTCCCACCTGCCACCTGCCAGTCTCCCACCTGCCACCTGCCAGTCTCCCTCCTGCCAGTCTCCCACATGCAAGTCTCCTACCCTCCCAGTCTCCCACCTGCCAGTCTCCCACCCTCCCAGTCTCCCACCTGCAAGTCTCCCACCCTCCCAGTCTCCCACCTGCCAGTCTCCCACCTGCCAGTCTCCCACCTGCCACCTGCCAGTCTCCCACCTCCCAGTCTCCCACCTGCCAGTCTCCCACCTGCCACCTGCCACTTGCCAGTCTCCCACCTCCCAGTCTCCCACCTGCCAGTCTCCCACCTCCCAGTCTCCCACCTGCCAGTCTCCCACCTGCCAGTCTCCCACCTGCCAGTCTCCCTCCTGCCAGTTCCCCACTTGCCACTCTCCCACCTGCCAGTCTCCCACCTGCCACCTGCCAGTCTCCCACCTGCCAGTCTCCCACCTGCCAGTCTCCTACCTCCCAGTCTCCCACCTGCCAGTCTCCCACCTCCCAGTCTCCCACCTGCCAGTCTCCCACCTCCCAGTCTCCCACCTGCCAGTCTCCCACCTGCCAGTCCCCCACTTGCCACTCTCCCACCTGCCAGTCTCCCACCTGCCAGTCTGCCACCTGTCACCTGCCAATCTCCCACCTCCCAGTCTCCCACCTGCCAGTCTCCCACCTCCAAATACCTTTACAAAAATATGCAATGATGATAGACTATGCTTCTTATATGTTGTGATTGTCAATTATATTAAGCTTAAAAAGTCGTTCATCATATTTAAGTAAAATAATAGTTATGAATACCGCATAATACTGTTGGTTCGAATCCTAATTAATAAATATATGTAATCTGTTAATAGAGATGCCTGGCTACTGACGTGGAGTGAAGTGGAGTACACCCAGAGTATTCTCCCACCCTTGTGGTCTCCATTCAAGATCTACATGTGGAGCATCAATTATAAGGGAACATTTTGTATTTACATTGCCCTACCAAAAAATAGTTTGCTCTTATCATTAGCTGTGTAGGCCTACTTATAATGTCAGTCCTCGCTGGTCAGCCTATTTTGGTAGTATTTACAATAACGATGAAAACTGTAACCAATGAGAACGTCGGGATATATACTGACGTACAACGTTATTTGGAAGTAGAAATCTGACTttttgagttggacaaactggaaaactattttttacttttgTTCCattgacaaactaacctaaccaaacctctctatgcctaatacacgatatctgaggcctaatatagtacacatgtgtgtgctatactagaccaaggaatatttaagtttgtgtttagcttcatttattttaaaataatttcTTACTTGGTGCTCTGAATTTTGGCTCCAGTCTCTACggaggcatgggttcgaatcccaccgcTTCTACCATTGTAACGGTACCCAGCCTTTACCTTTTATTCTAGGTTAATGCTTGATGTTAATTAACGATTCTGAGGTTTACCAGAGGTCTTACTGTAACCTTCAGTCCAACTACTCGTAACTTTTGGCATTTGATTTCCttggtaccccaaagaatgacgcTGTACTTCTTAGCTACAAGCAAACTCTGAGAGActtactgctaccaccacctaaCCCAAGAGTTTCTGTAATCACGCTAATTGACTGCGGGGAAGAACCAGTTAATTACAACCTAAATCCAATGAATGTGGTTCCTCAGGATCACAGGATCTTAATGATCACAGGATCTTAATGATcagaaaataatataatataaaattatgGGAAAATTACACTAAACACCATAAAATCAATTCAAGTTTATTAAACACAATAGGTATAATTGAACACACCCTAAAACataaaatgttgaccagactacacactagaaggtgaagggacgacgacgttacggtccgtcctggacccttcacaatcgacttgagaatggtccaggacggaccgaaacgtcgtcgtcccttcaccttctagtgtgtggtctggtcaacatactttagccacgttattgtgactcatcgcctgcaaacataAAATATTCCGACTCTGTGGCAATGAGGATTTTAACCATAAACTTAACTAAACTCACAGACGTTACCTTAGTCACAAGCTAGGCCAGAGGTCAGCCTTGCTTCAGGAAGAAGGCGTTGTCCCCAGAATTTTGCCAGCCACACTGACCAAAACTCTCTGACTTCCAGCAGCAAGCTGACCTTGGCTGGTTTCCAAACTAATTTTCAAAGGATAATTAACAAAGCTAGATTCATTTGTACCGGTCACTAGAGATGATTGAATCATTATTCCACAACTGATGCAAGATTACATTGGCACTTGAACtatgataattattaattataatattgaTTAGCACCTGAACTACTTCTAATTTATTGAATTAACAACAAATTTGGTCGGAATCCATTTATCACCGCGGAGGCTGCTACTAGAGCCGACAGTGTTTCATGTGTCTCCTAGAACTAGTTCTTATATTGTAAATGAGTCAACTGCCTCTGTGTCAACTTAAGGAACTGATTATTCCTAAATGACATTAAATTACATAAGTCCTTAAGCAAAGGTTGATTATTTACAATAATTCCTTTTTATAACATGAATTTCTCTAACTATATGGATTAAACACAGAGGGAGATGTGGCAATCGTGCCTAAGCACTCCAGCGCTAAATCCCCGGGGATGAACCATTCCCAACTTCCCACGTAAAGCACTACACTCTGGCTCTTAAACTAGATTACCCATGTAAACAATACAATAAATTCTACAATAAACGACTACATCAATTATGTCAACAGCTAAACTGTTTCAACGGTCGTATTGATAACACGCCCGCGTTCCTACCATCACtgttcactccgtcctcacaagTTGACACGTCTCAAAAATGGAGGAGTAACTTGCccgaacctaacttaacctaaccggtAGCTTCACGGTTTTGCGACCCGCTATTATTTTTGGTATATCTTTTTTAATGGTGGGGGatctatacgtcaaaatacgaagtATTACTTAAAATGACAGGTTAAATGGCTGACCTCCCCGGGGAGTGGGGTTGCCATGAAATATTTTCCTAGACTATTACAGAGTATTGGTAACTTATGATGTAGTTACCATATATTGTATACACATTAAATACTGTAATTAACAATAGTTCTTATTTACTTTCGAgaatttttataaaaaaatcTCAATAAATCAAAATTCTGTACCTCACAAATTACGTGCTTAGTTTAAATTTTCGTGTGAATATCCCACAGCGTTAGGCTCATGTAGATTATGGAGTTTAATTTTCGTTGTCATTTTATAAAATGGACATTAATTCAGCAGAACGCATTCAGTGAAGGATCAGAAAACTAATTAAAGGAATTATAAAAATAATttcagataaagagagagagactgagatagGTATATTTATATTCACCAGAATGTTAAGgagttaggtttgatgcctggtGTACATGTGGgtaaatggatataacaaagaatGAGCGGTATATTTATTAAGTCTTGAATATATCAACAGAAAATAGAAAATGatacaatggacataaattgaataagttaagATTTAGAATaaatttgggtaaatactggcttagAAACAGAATGTTGATTAATGGAACAAGATTACGAAGCAATATAATAGACGTGGGATTACTAGACTGTTTCAAGCATatgttaaacatatatatatgaatgagtttgggtggatttaaataggagctgccatgtATGGACCCATAGGCCTTCTGCAGGTTCCTTAATTCTTATGCTCATCctacactttcctgcactgtctaTAAAGTAGCTTTCAGTAAACATTGCAGTTATTATGAATCCTGACAGTTTCATTTTATTGAGTGCTGTTCTTGTGATCTTTCTCCGAGTTTGTTTCAATATTTGTGCTCTCaactatgtttgagtacattacattGAAGCTTATTTAATTCTGTCATTCTCGCTTATTTTCACTCTCGACGTCAATTCCAGTGGTGTGGGAAGTTCTTTAGTGGGCGGTGATAATTGAATGGGTTTATTTCAAGGTGAGTGGATACAGAGGGCTCTGGGGAGCAGGGACGTGGGAAGAGTCTTGGAGAATTTTATGGTGGAGAATGGAGAAAGGTTGAGTACTTGCCTTGGTGGGGGGCACACAGGACAAGGGATGGGTGGGAGCAGGGAAGTCACAGAATGGGAAAAGTCTGAAGAGGATAGAAGGAAACGGTGTTTTGAGGGTGGAAGATTGCTAGTATTGTGATTGGTGAAGGTGTCAGCTGCATTCATTCTGGGCTGTGTAaagcctgtgtgtgtactcacctatttgtgcttgcaggatcaagcattgacttttggaccccgcctttctagccatcagttgtttacagcgatgactcctgtcccatttccctatcatatctagtcatAAAATtagactagatatgatagggaatctTAAGTCTGAATAGGGTTTGctgccacaacctgttccttaagtgcattccatttttccactacccgcacgctaaaagaatacttcctaacatctctgtgacttatctgagtttccagcttccacccatgtcccctcgttctgttactgtgAATATTTCATCAATCTTCACTTTGTCTGTTCCGCTGagcattttatatgttcctatcatatcccctctttccctcctttttttctagtgtcgtaaggttcagttctttcaggcgatcatcatatcccatccctcgtaactctgggacaagcctcgtcgtaaacttctgaaccatttccagtttccttatgtgtttcttcaggtgggggaccCCAtgatggtgtgtactcacctaattgtgcttgatggggttgagctttggctctttggtcccgcctctcaactgtcaatcaactagtgtacagattcctgagcttactgggctctatcatatctacatatgaaactgtgtatggagtcagcctccaccagatcatttcctagtgcattccatttattaactactctgacactgaaaaaattctttctaacgtctctgaggCTCATCTGgcaactaagtttccacctgtgtccccttgttcgtgtcccacccatgctgaagagtttgtctttgtccaccctgtcaattcccttgagaattttgtaggtggttatcatgtcttcccttactcttctgttttccagggatgtgaggttcagctcctttagcctttcctcgtagctcattcctctcagttccgggacgagcctggtggcataccgctgaatcttctctaactttgtcttgtgtttaactaggtatggactccaggctggagctgcatactccaggattggtcttacataagtggtataccggggtctgaaagattccttacacaagtttctaaaggcagttcttatgttggccagtctagcatatgccgctgatgatattcttttaatgtgggcctctggggacagattcggtgtgatatgaacccccagatctttctctctatttgactcttgcaggatttcccctcccagatgataccttgtgttcagcctcctgctcccttccctaatttcatcaccttacactttcctgagttgaactttaacagccattttctagaccatttctccagtttatccaggcatcctgtagtctctgtctatcttcatccgtcttgattcttctcataatttttgcatcatcagcaaacattgagaagaatgagtctataccctccacaagatcgtttacatataatagaaacaggatgggtccaagtactgagccctatgggactccaatGGTGACATCTCGCCGCTCTGATGTctaccccccctcaccgttactcgctgttccctgttgcttaagtactcccttatccactggagcacctttccttttactcctgcctgttgctccaacttttctaACAGCCTTTTaagagggtactgtgtcaaaggctttctggcagtccaggaaaatgcagtcggcccacccttctctttgcgGCCTGgtaataaaattctattaaacctgtgaggcacgatttaccatccctgaaccctgaacctccaaaggatatctgatcaaccaggctgtgactcatacgtcaggctgcgagcagccgcatccaacagcctggttgatcagtccagcatccaggaggcctggtcgacgaccgggccgcggggaagctaagcccggaagcacctcaaggtaagacgcacctcaaggtaacccacgTTTGTGGTGCGTTACAAGGTTATTTCCCactagatgctctacgagccttttcctcatgatcttctccatcaccttgcatggtatacaagttaatttaaagaaactggcctgtagttcagtgcctcgtgcctgtcacccttcttgcatattgggaccacattagctgtcttccaactttctggtaagtctcctgtttccagtgacctgttatacaccatagagagtggcacacttagtgcttctgcaccttcctttagtatccatggtgagattctatcaggcccaacagcctttgtcacatccagctccagcagacaccttttgacctcatcactggtgaggtaaaattcctccaaggttgcttggtttgcagcctcctcatttagtgcaggggcttctccttgctctattgtgaagacctcatgGAATCTCTTtgctcagtccaatcctctactggacggactgcagtggcatgtaggttttatagaaataatatttgcacaaagactgtcagtgtcaggttaaacaactggctgacctccacacaagcagaactagcagcattacacttagCTGCCAGTAcactaaaaaacattggaggaagaataatattctgtgattcaaagtctgctcttcaaacaATCGAAaatttctcttggaagatcgacagcaagaacctcatactcccaattatgaatgacctaattgatgcacagagtaaagggtctcgaatctcctttgtatggataccttcacacataaatataacccatcataatgagacagacattgcagccaaattagcgtctaacaagtttgaagttgaattagatctaggtatccccatctctgctgtcaaaactgtattggtccaaacattcagatctgataggaaagaacttactgattcccaacgacctgaaagtactagtataaaaagctatgatttgttcagatctgaaacctacatctaggggcagcacaaaacgtccaccagactgtgcgacacagtggttgcaaggatcaggttgggttaccgttacctgtggcaggtggctgcaggtgacggatctcccaatcctgagcactccagttggaaactctgtgagcaggaactacggcacgatctccagcactacatcactgaatgcccagttattagacctttcagaccagttggcatgaggtaccatggagctttgcaattattttattcactctcgtattcttgaagatatcctcacagtgtacccaaaatttgccagtgcaggctttataaacacatggccctgtactgactaaccatcctgcgagatggggacttttattaccactgctgccttattcactcttgtgttgatgatatcctcaaaatgcatccggagtctgccagtgcagactgcttatcacatgcctctgtatgactaacaatCCTGTGTGAtgtggattttttagcatcacccagttagtttttttgacacactgtactctacTTCATATAGTCTcgagtagctgcactaatgcagatgtacctcatatcgtaataaaaaaaatggactgggataaacctgactgcagcttcctggcacttctgggtgacaaaatccatcatgacctgcacattcttgtccctaagttctgtttcccatggtgttcccctgaggaagttcctcatctcgtcatattttccttttcggtaattcagtctttttccctccgctcccatccttggataggttatccctacctccaccaagtactcaaaggtcaataCACTGTGCTCACTCATTCCTAtgagggcttcaactttgacttcccttatttctgactcattcagggtgaatatcaagtcgagtctagctggttcatcattgcctctcactcttgtgggatccttgacatgctggcgcagaaagttccttgttgccacttccaagagtttagctctccacgtatctgcaccaccatgtgggtcgccattctcccagtctatctttccatggttgaaatcgcccatgattaagagtcttgagatattcctgcaggcaactgaagctgctctctctattatattaatggttgccatgttgttcctatcaaactcctgtctaggtcttgtgtcatttaggggagggttgtaaatgactgccactattatcttaggtccacccactgttatagttcctgttatgtaatctctgaatccgtcacagcccggaatttccatctcatcaaaactccagtccttccttccttagcttggggcaggaagaagtcctgggggtgagggggcagggattccttggggagagggcacgccctcctgtggtgtagttgacaggggtttggagggaggtggagtgggggatagagagctttggtcttgctcagacttgcttggggcaggaagaagaccaggggctgggaaagcaggggctacttggggtaaggggaggaggaggattttagtttcatgatgggcattgagcaggggcaaggaagggtttgtgctgggggataggaggggcc
Encoded here:
- the LOC138369712 gene encoding keratin-associated protein 10-8-like, with the protein product MPVSHLPVSHLPPASLPPATCQSPSCQSPTCKSPTLPVSHLPVSHPPSLPPASLPPSQSPTCQSPTCQSPTCHLPVSHLPVSHLPVSHLPPATCQSPTSQSPTCQSPTSQSPTCQSPTCQSPTCQSPSCQFPTCHSPTCQSPTCHLPVSHLPVSHLPVSYLPVSHLPVSHLPVSHLPVSHLPVSHLPVSHLPVPHLPLSHLPVSHLPVCHLSPANLPPPSLPPASLPPPNTFTKICNDDRLCFLYVVIVNYIKLKKSFIIFK